The following coding sequences are from one Dreissena polymorpha isolate Duluth1 chromosome 8, UMN_Dpol_1.0, whole genome shotgun sequence window:
- the LOC127841486 gene encoding 1-deoxyxylulose-5-phosphate synthase YajO-like codes for MATKVDYNFLGRSGVKVSNLCLGAMTFGSTDKGMFPAFYSNPRQLNEEASHQILDKFVELGGNFIDTADIYANGNSEKIIGTWLQNKSRDDIVIASKAGIPMDMTRLNNGVGLSRRHIVESLGPSLDRLQTNYLDLYQGHVWDNGTPLEETLRTFDDLVRCGKIRYYGFSNVCGWQLQKIADTAKMLNLNPCITLQQQYSLCERDSELEAFQVCQNEGIAVLPWSPLKGGLLTDKLKRDVRPDPKESRAGYLAEKLAEGKNWWSPWDEEKDNDNYWKTIDVLKTIAKDKDKSVAQVALRWLIQQEVVSSVIIGCTSVQQLEDNMGASSGWELSPEEMKQLSDAAPLRKPYPYGFISSFASNRTNPFARSVKMS; via the exons TTCTATAGCAATCCAAGACAGCTCAACGAAGAGGCGTCGCACCAGATCCTTGACAAATTCGTGGAACTGGGCGGCAACTTCATCGATACAGCCGACATCTATGCAAACGGAAATTCCGAGAAAATCATTGGAACATGGCTTCAAAA CAAGTCGCGAGATGACATCGTCATTGCGTCGAAGGCGGGCATCCCGATGGACATGACCCGACTGAACAACGGTGTGGGTCTCAGCAGACGACACATTGTGGAGAGTCTGGGACCCAGTCTGGACAGACTGCAGACGAACTATCTGGACCTCTATCAG GGCCACGTATGGGACAACGGAACTCCCTTGGAAGAGACGTTACGTACGTTCGATGACCTCGTGCGCTGCGGAAAGATCCGTTACTATGGTTTCAGTAACGTTTGCGGCTGGCAGTTGCAAAAAATTGCGGATACGGCAAAGATGCTGAATTTGAATCCTTGTATAACATTACAG CAACAGTACAGCTTGTGTGAGCGCGACTCGGAGCTGGAGGCGTTCCAGGTGTGTCAGAACGAGGGCATCGCAGTGTTGCCATGGAGCCCGCTCAAGGG AGGCTTGCTGACCGACAAACTCAAGCGGGATGTTAGACCGGACCCCAAGGAAAGTAGGGCCGGGTATCTGGCAGAGAAACTGGCCGAGGGGAAAAACTGGTGGAGCCCGTGGGACGAGGAGAAAGACAACGACAACTACTGGAAAACAATCGACGTCTTGAAAACAATAGCAAAGGACAAAG ACAAGTCAGTGGCCCAGGTGGCGCTGCGCTGGCTGATACAACAGGAAGTGGTGTCCTCAGTGATCATCGGATGTACTTCCGTTCAGCAGCTGGAGGACAACATGGGCGCTTCTTCCGGTTGGGAGCTCTCCCCAGAGGAG ATGAAGCAGCTGTCAGACGCAGCGCCACTACGCAAGCCGTACCCGTACGGATTTATCTCCTCATTCGCCAGCAACAGAACAAATCCCTTCGCGCGGTCCGTTAAAATGTCATAG